One window of the Vicia villosa cultivar HV-30 ecotype Madison, WI unplaced genomic scaffold, Vvil1.0 ctg.001707F_1_1, whole genome shotgun sequence genome contains the following:
- the LOC131636363 gene encoding zinc finger protein ZAT5-like encodes MEEFVMEEKLMGFSNKDATHVVKRKRTKRLRLLSPCGVVSTVSSCSSGESNTDLEDDEEDMANCLILLAQGGNHKQHGGAGEDEEGDYDNKREKGSIGNKKIDEVVTATKGGLYIYECKTCNRTFPSFQALGGHRASHKKPKLMSEVKKPPPSPLSQSQLQTSSQDSQPVKLKLLVAKCDEFEVVAEKPRGPTISFHMGNQSSRGVNGNKAKIHECSICGSEFSSGQALGGHMRRHRTSSGNAAAVAVVDGGVRPPRNILQLDLNLPAPEEDIREAKFQFPTQKSMVMSAAPALVDCHY; translated from the coding sequence ATGGAGGAGTTTGTTATGGAGGAAAAACTGATGGGTTTTTCTAACAAAGATGCAACCCATGTTGTGAAGCGAAAACGCACTAAGAGGTTGAGACTTTTATCTCCTTGTGGTGTTGTTTCTACTGTATCTAGTTGTTCAAGTGGTGAAAGCAATACTGATCTTGAggatgatgaagaagatatggCTAATTGTTTGATTCTCCTTGCTCAAGGAGGAAATCACAAGCAACATGGTGGTGCTGGTGAAGATGAGGAGGGTGATTATGATAACAAAAGGGAAAAGGGTAGTATtggaaataaaaaaattgatgaagTTGTAACCGCCACAAAAGGTGGTTTGTATATTTATGAATGCAAAACATGTAACAGAACTTTTCCTTCTTTTCAAGCTTTGGGGGGTCACAGGGCGAGTCACAAAAAGCCTAAACTCATGTCTGAGGTGAAAAAACCACCTCCATCGCCGCTGTCACAATCACAACTACAAACTTCATCGCAGGATTCGCAACCAGTTAAATTAAAATTACTGGTTGCGAAGTGTGATGAGTTTGAAGTAGTAGCTGAGAAGCCTCGTGGGCCAACTATTTCTTTTCATATGGGGAATCAAAGTTCGAGAGGTGTTAATGGAAACAAAGCAAAGATTCATGAGTGTTCCATTTGTGGATCGGAATTCTCATCCGGACAAGCATTGGGTGGACATATGAGGAGACATCGGACATCTTCGGGAAACGCGGCTGCTGTCGCGGTGGTTGACGGAGGAGTTAGGCCGCCACGGAATATTTTACAGTTGGATCTTAACCTTCCGGCGCCGGAGGAAGATATCCGGGAAGCAAAGTTTCAGTTTCCGACACAGAAATCTATGGTTATGTCTGCTGCTCCGGCTTTGGTGGATTGTCATTATTAG